TAGATTGAACGAAATTCTCCAATCAGAAACGTCGTAAAGTGTCCGATGATATCGGGTGCTTGTTGCTTCATTTATTCGGTTCGATAGCCCCGCAGAGGGCGAGTCACTGACTGAAGAAGAGAAAAATGTCGAAAGCACAACTCGGAATGGTAAACAAAGACGATCGCAACGGTGACGGCGATGCTGCTCTATGGGCAAGGTTCTGCGAGCGGTTTCGTCGCGAGGTCGGCGACGCGATTTACGTTTCGTGGTTCAAGTCTTTGGAGTTGGAGACCATCGTTGATGGTGTCGCTTATTTAAGCGTCCCGACCAAATTCTTGAGGAGCTGGATCCAGGCGCATTATCTGGATAAATTGCGTAATACCATTGCGGCCGAAATCCCAGGCGTGCGCGACATTGCTCTTGAGTTGAGAGCGGCAATGCGGCTTCCTGGAACGGGACTGGCGGAGCGGCGCGGCTTGGACGCCGCAAGGGACCCGGGCGCGGTGGAGGCAAAGCGCGCCGCGACTACAGGGAAAGATCAGCTGAAAGCCGATTCCGCCGGGAGCTTCGGTGGGTCGTCGCTTGACGGACGTTTTAGATTTTCAACCTTTCTGGTCGGACCGTCGAACCAGCTTGCCATTGCCGCGGCGCGGCAGGTCGGAGAGGGGTCGTCCGGAGCGGGAACTACTTTTAACCCGTTGTATTTTTTCTCAAATGTTGGTCTTGGAAAGACGCATTTGATCCAGGCCATCGCGCATGCGGGTATGGAGGCCGGGCGGCGCGTGATTTATCTCACGGCCGAGAAGTTCATGTATGGATTTGTGGCGGCGCTCAAGCGTCAAAACTCCATGGCTTTCAAGGATAGCCTTCGTTCGATCGATTTGCTGGTCATCGACGACGTGCAGTTTTTGCAGGGCAAAACGATTCAGCACGAGTTTTGTCATACCCTGAACGCGCTGATCGATTCCGGCCGGCAGGTCGTGATTGCCGGCGACCGGTCGCCGAACGAGTTGGAAAATCTGGACGAGCGCGTCAAATCGCGTTTCGCGGGCGGTTTGTGCGTGGAGATTCAGTCTCTGGATGAAGGTCTTCGCAGAGGCATTCTCGATGCGCGAATTCAAAGCATAAGAACAGCGCATCCGGCATTCGATGTGACCGCGAATGTCGTATCGATGGTCACGAAATTGATCGACACGAATGGGCGCGACTTGGACGGCGCGGTGAACCGGCTGTTGGCGCATACGATTCTGGCTGGCGCGCCGCTCACGCTTGAGGCGGCCGAAGCCGCAATTCGCGATCTGATCCGTGTCAAAGAACCAAAAAAGGTCAAGATCGAAGATATTCAAAAGTTGGTGGCGACCCATTTCAACGTAAGCCGCGCAGATATTCTATCATCTCGGCGCACGGCAAATGTGGTGCGGCCGCGGCAGATCGCGATGTATCTGGCCAAAACGATGACTTTGCGGTCGTTGCCCGAGATTGGCCGCCGGTTTGGCGGCCGAGACCACACGACGGTTTTGCATGCGGTCAGAAAAATCGAGGAAATGGCCTCAAAGGATATGGGGCTGAGTCAGGAACTCGACCTTTTGAAGCGGCTGCTCGGCGACTGAAGCCTGAAAAGGCGTCGCCAAGAATTTGGCAAAAGAATGCCGGGTCATTCAGGGCGCCGCCGAATCGCAAACAGCCTTGGCCGCGTGTGGGACAGACTATGTTCTTTTCCGATGTCTGGGGCTGAAAATGTCGAGGATCGCGGGTGAATGAACCAGGCGCATGAAAAATGTTTGGTTCATCTCGTCTTAGGCGGAGCCCGATCGGGAAAGACAGCCTTCGGCATGCGGTTAGCCGAAGAAGCCGCGCGCGAAAAGTGGATGATCGCCACGGCGGAGCCGTTTGACGATGAGATGAAAGCGCGCATCGAACAGCATCGTCAAGAACGCGATCACTCCTGGCGGATCGTCGAGGAGCCGGTGGACTTGGTCGAGGCCTTGCAGTCTTACGCGACCGATGAGCGGGTTTTAGTGGTAGATTGTCTCACCATTTGGCTGAACAATTTAGTTATTCATAATATCGAGGCGAAAGCGCGTATTGCGCAACTATGCGAATTCATAAAACGTTCTACGAATAAGATCATTCTGATTTCCAATGAACTGGGCATGGGTCTGGCCCCCGAGACGCCTTTGGGCCGGTCATTCCGTGACCTTCACGGGAAAATGAACCAGGACATCGCTCACGCCTGTGGGAAGGTGACTTTTGTCGCGGCAGGTCTTCCGATCGCCTTGAAATAAGGATTTCGACGGAAACTTGGCTTTATTTGCCAACCAGACGTTGGGCGGCGGCGCGGGTAGGAAAGGATTTGGCTTGTCAGCTATCTGTCGAGGCCAGATAAAGGAAAGTGGTGCCGCAAGAGAGATTCGAACTCCCGACCCCATCATTACGAATGACGTGCTCTACCAGCTGAGCTATTGCGGCGAAAGGGTTCGGTCCTCTTACCAGATTGCGAGGCGCGATCAAGCCTCTTCGGTCTTGTTCAATAGGTCGGGGCGCCGCGCGCGCGTGAGATTTTCCGCCTGTCCGCGCCGCCAGCGCGCAATTTTGGCGTGATCGCCCGACAAGAGCACGTTCGGAATTGTCCGGCCCTCCCATTCGCGCGGGCGGGTGTAGTGCGGATATTCGAGCAGGCCCCGCTCGAAACTTTCCTCCGCGCCCGATTCGTCTTTGCCCATCACGCCCGGCAGCAGCCGCACGCAAGCGTCGAGCAGGGTCAAGGCCGCGATCTCGCCACCCGAGAGGATATAATCGCCGACGGAGACTTCCCTGAGGCCTCGGCCTTCGATTACGCGCTCGTCAACGCCTTCGAAACGCCCGCACACGATCACCAGTCCCGGGCCGTTGGAAAAGCCCCGGACCATTTGCTGGGTCAGGGGCGTTCCACGCGGGCTCATCAGCAGACGAGGTCTGGGGTCGTCCGTGGCAACCCCGGCGTCGAGGCTCGCGGCGAGAACGTCGGCGCGCAATACCATCCCGGGGCCGCCGCCCGCCGGCGTGTCATCCACAGCGCGATGCCGCCCGAGGCCATGGTCGCGAATGTTCTCCGCCTCCAACGCCCAAAGTCCTTTTTCCAACGCGGTCCCAGCCATTGACTGGCCGAGCGGGCCTGGGAACATTTCGGGATAAAGGGTGAAAACACTCGCCGCCCACATGTCATTCGACCGGCGCAGCGTCGTCCTCGGCGGGGGGGACGATGACCACCCTGCCGCCGGCGATGTCAACCACGGGGACGACGGAGCGGGTGAAGGGAAAGAGCAGAGTGTCCCCGGCGGGCGGAGCGATTTCCAATATGTCGCCCGCGCCATAATTAGGCGTTGCGACCACGACGCCCAAAGCAACGCCCTCAGGGGTCTCGGCGCGCAGGCCGATCAGATCGTTGCAGTAAAATTCGTCCTCTTCGGGAGGCGGCAGGTTCTTGCGCGCGAGAAACAGTTTTTGATTGGTAAGCTTTTGGGCCGTGTCGCGGTCGACGACGCCTTTGACGCGCACCACCAGCATGTCGTCCTTGAGGGGACGGGCGGCGAGAAGTCGGTAAGTCTCGCCAGAGGCGCCCGTGAGCATATCGTGTTCGGTGATGCTCAGCGGAATCTGCATGTAGGATTTCAGCCGGATTTCACCGCGCACGCCATGGGGCGCGCCAAAAACGCCGACCAGAATTTTGTCGTCCATACCGGCGCCCTTGAGGAAAGGGCGCCGCCTTCTGGCGGCGCCCGAAAAATCATTCCGAAGCCGCGGCGGCCTTTTCCGCGGCGGCGGCGGCCGTAGCGGCGCGTTCCTGCGCCTTCTTCTTCGGTTGAGCCTTTTGCGGATTGTTGCGGGGCTCGCGCTTGAGGGCGCCGACGCTATCGAGCAGACGGGCGACGCGGTCGGTCGCCTGCGCGCCCTTGCCCAGCCATTCCTTGGCCTTTTCGACGTCGAGCACCAGGCGGGTTTCCGAGTCCTTCGGCGCCAGCGGGTCGAAAGTGCCGAGTCTCTCGATGAAGCGGCCGTCGCGCGGCGAACGGGCGTCGGCGACGACGACGCGATAGAAGGGACGCTTCTTGGCGCCGCCGCGCGACAGGCGAATTTTCAACGACATCTTTTTCTTCCTGAGTAAATCCCTTGCGGGAGGTTTCGCCGAGGGGCGGGCGGATGGATCAAACGAACGAAGCCGGCCCCTCATCCGGCAGGTTCCGAGCCGTGCGGACGCGCCGCGCGGCTGAAGTCATTTCTTCTTCCCGAATGGGTTAAGACCGGAGAGCCCGCCAAGCCCGGGCAGCCCAGCCGGCGGCTTGGGTCCGCTGAGGCCCGGCAGCCCCCCGGGCGCGTTGGCGGGCAAGCCGGGTTTCGGAGCAAAGGCGCCGGGCGGCGGGTTTTGCGGAATGCCCGCGCCCATCCCGGCGCCGCCGCCAAACTTGTTCTGTAATTCGGCGATCTGCTCGGGCGAGGGCTGTGGCATGCCGCCGCCAAGGCCGAACATTTGCGCCATCTGCGCCATCGGCCCGCGCTTGGCGCCGCCGAGCGATTTCATCATGTCCGCCATCGTCCGGTGCTGCTTGAGCAGGCGGTTGACGTCCTCGACCTTCATGCCCGAACCGGCGGCGATACGCTTTTTCCTCGACGCTTTCAAAATGTCGGGATTGCGGCGCTCCTGCGGCGTCATCGAGAGAATGATGGCGCGCTGGCGGGCGATCATTTTGCCGTCGATTTTGGCGGCGGCCATCTGCTCCTTGATTTTTCCCATGCCGGGCAGAAGGCCCATGATTCCGCCAAGGCCGCCGAGCTTGTCCACTTGCGCCAGCTGTTCGGCCATGTCGTCGAGGTCGAACTTGCCTTTGCGCATCTTCTCGGCAATGCGCTGCGCCTTGTCGGCGTCGATGGTTTCGGCGGCCTTTTCGACGAGGGCGACGATGTCGCCCATGCCGAGAATGCGATTGGCAATGCGCTGGGGATGGAAATCGTCCAGCGCATCCATTTTTTCGCCAGTGCCGATCAGCTTGATCGGCTTGCCCGTGACGGCGCGCATCGAGAGCGCGGCGCCGCCGCGCCCGTCGCCGTCGGCGCGGGTCAGGACGATGCCGGTGATGCCGACGCGCTGGTCGAAATTCTTGGCGAGATTGACCGCGTCCTGGCCGGTGAGTGAATCGGCGACCAGCAGAATTTCGTGGGGATTGGAAGCGGCCTTGATCTCGGCCATTTCCGCCATCAGCGGCTCGTCGATATGGGTCCGGCCGGCGGTGTCGAGCAGCACGACGTCAAAGCCTTGAAGGCGCGCGGCCTCTTCGGCGCGCCTTGCGATCTGGACCGGGGTCTGGCCCGCCACGATCGGCAGGGTGGCGACGTCGACCTGGCGGCCCAATACGGCGAGTTGTTCCTGCGCGGCCGGGCGCTTGACGTCAAGCGAGGCCATCAGCACCCGCTTTTTGAAGCGGTCGGTCAGGCGCTTGGCGATCTTGGCTGTGGTGGTGGTCTTGCCCGCGCCCTGGAGGCCGACCATCATGATCGCGACGGGCGGCGCCGCGTTGAGGTCGATCGGCTCGGCGTCGGAGCCCAAGGTCTCGATCAGGACGTCATTGACGATCTTGACGACCATCTGGCCGGGCGTGACCGATTTCAGCACTTCGGCGCCGACCGCCCGGGCGCGGGCTTTATCCACGAACGAGCGCACGACGTCCAAGGCCACGTCGGCTTCGAGCAGGGCGCGACGCACTTCGCGCATGGCCGCGGCGACGTCTTCCTCGGTGAGGGCGCCGCGGCGGGTGAGACTGTCGAATATGCCGGAGAGCTTTTCCGAAAGGCCCTCGAACATGAAGTAATCCTTTTTCAATGCGGCGGACCGCCGCCGCCATCCCTTCCGGAAAAGCCCTGCAAAGCAAAGCGCGCCCGGGGGCGCATCGCGCTGCCGGGCGTTGGCCTCCCGCGTCCGGCGCGGGTCGGCTTGACAGGTCTTGTCTCACAAAGAGAGCCGGGCTTTTACACTTGGCCCGCAGGAAAGTCAAATTGGCGCGCAGGAAAGTCAAACACTTGCGAGCGACGCCGCCTGCGTTGGGCGCTCGATTTCGTCTTCCATGACGACTTCATGGACCCGCGCACCCAAATGGGCCCGCGCTTAAGCCGTCAGAAGAGCCGGGTTTCGGCTTCCTG
This genomic interval from Candidatus Rhodoblastus alkanivorans contains the following:
- the dnaA gene encoding chromosomal replication initiator protein DnaA, with product MSKAQLGMVNKDDRNGDGDAALWARFCERFRREVGDAIYVSWFKSLELETIVDGVAYLSVPTKFLRSWIQAHYLDKLRNTIAAEIPGVRDIALELRAAMRLPGTGLAERRGLDAARDPGAVEAKRAATTGKDQLKADSAGSFGGSSLDGRFRFSTFLVGPSNQLAIAAARQVGEGSSGAGTTFNPLYFFSNVGLGKTHLIQAIAHAGMEAGRRVIYLTAEKFMYGFVAALKRQNSMAFKDSLRSIDLLVIDDVQFLQGKTIQHEFCHTLNALIDSGRQVVIAGDRSPNELENLDERVKSRFAGGLCVEIQSLDEGLRRGILDARIQSIRTAHPAFDVTANVVSMVTKLIDTNGRDLDGAVNRLLAHTILAGAPLTLEAAEAAIRDLIRVKEPKKVKIEDIQKLVATHFNVSRADILSSRRTANVVRPRQIAMYLAKTMTLRSLPEIGRRFGGRDHTTVLHAVRKIEEMASKDMGLSQELDLLKRLLGD
- the cobU gene encoding bifunctional adenosylcobinamide kinase/adenosylcobinamide-phosphate guanylyltransferase; the encoded protein is MNQAHEKCLVHLVLGGARSGKTAFGMRLAEEAAREKWMIATAEPFDDEMKARIEQHRQERDHSWRIVEEPVDLVEALQSYATDERVLVVDCLTIWLNNLVIHNIEAKARIAQLCEFIKRSTNKIILISNELGMGLAPETPLGRSFRDLHGKMNQDIAHACGKVTFVAAGLPIALK
- the trmD gene encoding tRNA (guanosine(37)-N1)-methyltransferase TrmD, whose product is MWAASVFTLYPEMFPGPLGQSMAGTALEKGLWALEAENIRDHGLGRHRAVDDTPAGGGPGMVLRADVLAASLDAGVATDDPRPRLLMSPRGTPLTQQMVRGFSNGPGLVIVCGRFEGVDERVIEGRGLREVSVGDYILSGGEIAALTLLDACVRLLPGVMGKDESGAEESFERGLLEYPHYTRPREWEGRTIPNVLLSGDHAKIARWRRGQAENLTRARRPDLLNKTEEA
- the rimM gene encoding ribosome maturation factor RimM (Essential for efficient processing of 16S rRNA) yields the protein MDDKILVGVFGAPHGVRGEIRLKSYMQIPLSITEHDMLTGASGETYRLLAARPLKDDMLVVRVKGVVDRDTAQKLTNQKLFLARKNLPPPEEDEFYCNDLIGLRAETPEGVALGVVVATPNYGAGDILEIAPPAGDTLLFPFTRSVVPVVDIAGGRVVIVPPAEDDAAPVE
- the rpsP gene encoding 30S ribosomal protein S16, which translates into the protein MSLKIRLSRGGAKKRPFYRVVVADARSPRDGRFIERLGTFDPLAPKDSETRLVLDVEKAKEWLGKGAQATDRVARLLDSVGALKREPRNNPQKAQPKKKAQERAATAAAAAEKAAAASE
- the ffh gene encoding signal recognition particle protein, whose translation is MFEGLSEKLSGIFDSLTRRGALTEEDVAAAMREVRRALLEADVALDVVRSFVDKARARAVGAEVLKSVTPGQMVVKIVNDVLIETLGSDAEPIDLNAAPPVAIMMVGLQGAGKTTTTAKIAKRLTDRFKKRVLMASLDVKRPAAQEQLAVLGRQVDVATLPIVAGQTPVQIARRAEEAARLQGFDVVLLDTAGRTHIDEPLMAEMAEIKAASNPHEILLVADSLTGQDAVNLAKNFDQRVGITGIVLTRADGDGRGGAALSMRAVTGKPIKLIGTGEKMDALDDFHPQRIANRILGMGDIVALVEKAAETIDADKAQRIAEKMRKGKFDLDDMAEQLAQVDKLGGLGGIMGLLPGMGKIKEQMAAAKIDGKMIARQRAIILSMTPQERRNPDILKASRKKRIAAGSGMKVEDVNRLLKQHRTMADMMKSLGGAKRGPMAQMAQMFGLGGGMPQPSPEQIAELQNKFGGGAGMGAGIPQNPPPGAFAPKPGLPANAPGGLPGLSGPKPPAGLPGLGGLSGLNPFGKKK